The following DNA comes from Mya arenaria isolate MELC-2E11 chromosome 11, ASM2691426v1.
TTAAAAGATTGATTTGCATTTTTCGTGCTTCCTTGCAGTATGAACACATTGGGTGCAATTTTGCAAATCCATCCTTAAAAAGTTACGAAATAGTGCATGTGACACTGTAAAAGAATTGATGTACATGGAATAACGCTGAGTGGCTCATGCAAAATGAATGACATTTAATTTCTATAGAACAGAGTACTGCTATGTTAATATTTAGATtggaacaatctttgtaaaaggtcatgaaacatacatatatactcTAGCActtgtgttataaataaaactttccATGATACATTTGCCTCAAATTGCTTACAGGTTTGCCTAAAGACAGCAAGCTGATTGCTTTGCTGGAAGCTCTTGGCGGTGTTCAAAAAGAGAGCCACCTGTGTCTCCAACATACAGCACAGCAACAGCTTGGTACTCAGCTGTGTAATGGTCAAAGTCAGTATGCCACCAGCCTCTCTGAGCAACCACTCACACAAATGTTGTCGGTAGAGTATAGTCAAACTGGGGGAACGGGGAATGTTGGAACACTGCAACAGAATCTTGTACTCGATCATGGTGGAGGGCTGGTGGTACAGACAGAAACTTTTAAGTCCAAGTCTATGGATGGGACTGTGATATATCTCAGGGTAAGACAGTATAATAATTCacctttgttaatatttatcaGGGTAAGGcagtataaattaaaatatttatcaggATATGACAAGGAATTTGTTTCACCCTTTTTGATATCGGGGTAAAACAGTATAATTGTATCGcccttgtttatatttattaagagAAAACAACTGTAGTTGTTTGGCACTTGTTGATATTTATCAGGATTATGACAGTGTAGTCATTTTCACCTTGTTAatactatcatctcataaggtagaaataccatcttttctgcacctttctttcaaattaaacagtgtatcattcataagaaccattgtttttgatattaatatatccttttcagtaaattaaaacaataagaattgtattaattggggtacatcttatttgggagtaagagtgtatctttaagcATATGCCACATATTTGCCTATTTAATTTAGATCTTAGTTTAAGTTAGAATCATTTTTGGAAGGATTTACATGTTCAGATACAGACGGACACTATGCAAATGTTCGAGGAAGGCAAAAAGATTCACAACTTCCTGTCACTTGTCCGTATCTTCAGACCTCAGGTAATGTAAGCTAAAATGTAACGGGATTATTACTTTGTTATGCAACTGAAGCCTGTCTTTGACTTTTACATCACTGAATTGACCATAGTATATTTCAAACAAGGAAGCATAGCAAAGCCTCCTTTAAAGAAACACAATTTAGGATGATGctaaaatttatatttcttttaatttcaatggATTATTATGTAACACTcattgactttaatgataaaaacaaaaacagtttatgtacaaaaacaaatataattacttttttatccgaaaacaaatcatatgcctttttggtttaatcattaaagtcaaacttgacaatgcataaaaatcaagaaaaagaAATGCATCAACTTATAGTGTGCCCATTTTGATTTAAGGTCCTTGGTTTGAAGAATTTTGAAAGAATAAGACTGCGTAAAAGActgaatttaattaatatcaGTACTACCCGGTAAATGACTTGtaacaaagttgttaaaaacgtgaaaaatatatatatcaaattgcTAGTTTCCAGTCTACTGTTTGTTAATTTCAGCCCCATTTTCAGTTTGAAAGACACAGTCACCTCTTTATTATCAAATTCAAGTACTTTGAggattttttacaaaaactatTTCAAGCCAATTTATTGCTTAACTTATAattcttttgattttttgtgttgttatatttcaaaggttgagaaaaaaatactaatgtCTATATAAgcctttattaattttaattgatcTGTTTCAAAACTATTGTGAAATAAGtttacaacattattttcatcacTCCCATTAGCACATTTTAACATGGCAGTGTGCTCTTGTGTTACTGAAGTACCTCAAACTCTTGTCCAGCTTTGGTGACCACAATCAAAATCACTTATGTCCAGTCCAAGAATTAAACCTTGGATGCATTGGAGGGAAGTGATTGTGCTAAGCTGGACAACCTGCTATTCTGCATTTAATTGTCACATGATCTTTTACATTGCAGTTTGATCTGTCCTTCTACATGCGGGCTGGTGATGCGGTGTCAAAAACTTCTTTTGAGTAAATAAGTAACATACTTTTAAAGCTGTTTTCTATTAaattagaatattaaaaaaaatgcaatgcaaACAATGCAATATATACGGTATCTTTTCGTGATCAGTAAATTTGGAAGTAAAGGCAATTTATTCCAAtcacatttgtttaaattaaaacaatttcagcCTTCACAACTTACTTGTACTTATCAAACtgacactattattcaaaatcaatacatacacatttataacaaatatatattttgagtattaaacttttaactacttactaaataatgcatttatggaaaatatcaaggataacaagattgttaccatgtattttataactaaactcaaaaatattaaatgattggtgaatgctaaaagatttactgtaatcTACTTATAATcttctcataaggtagaaatacctttttttttgcgcctttctttcaaattaaacttggtatccttcataaggcctaaaaaaatacatttggttcgggttacccaaccctacctacgGATAGGTGCCGACCCTAACattttttatagtcagtttgaaaaaaaaaaaatgaaaaaaaaataaaatatatatatattaataattttttttaaattgctttttactTCGTAGTTGAAATCCTTAAATGCTTATtaatacagaagataactttaacaccattatcCAATGATCAAAATGACATTCTTCTATAAAgactaataaaaaaacaaaaagccTACCTatcctacctatttttgaaaaggatgtaaccctaaccaaacaatttgtttttttaggcctaaaacaattgttttcaacatttattcatcctttttagctcacctgtcactttgtgacaaggtgagcttttgtgattgCCTTTTGTCCGTCGTGCGttgtccgtcaacaatttacttaaaagacatctcctccttaacggctgggccaatattaataaaacttcatagggatgttccttgggtggtcttctatcaaagttgttcaaagaattcaattccatgcagaactgtggttgccatggcaaccaaaaggaaaaactttaaaaatcttctctcaaaccacaaggcttaggccgttgatgtatggtaggtaggatcaccaaatggtcctctaccaagattgttcaaattatggcccttgggtcaaaattggccccgccccggggggtcatgggttttctctatatgtttatagtgagaacttaaaaaatcttctcctctaaacttacttggcctagagcttagatatttggcatgattcatcgtctagtggacctctacaaagattgttcaaattatggccttggggtcaaaattggccccgcccccttggggggtcatgggttttctctatatgtttatagtgaaaacttcaaaaatcatttcctctgaacttacgttgcttagagcttagatatttggcatgattcatcgtctagtggacctctacaaagtttgttcaaattatggccctggggtcaaaattggccacaccccggggctgatgggttttctctatatgtgttatagtgaaaacttaaaaaatcatctcctctgaacttacgtggcttagagcttagatatttggcatgattcatcgtctagtggacatctacaaagtttgttcaaattatggccctggggtcaaaattggccacaccccggggctgatgggttttctctatatgtgttatagtgaaaacttaaaaaatcttctccgaactcacaaagacaagtaacattcttaatttaaactggataacatatttagttcacataccaattttcaatatgggccacatacaacaattaataacaaatatacatatatagatacacatgtaaaatcaagtagtgacaagagcttagatatttggcatgatatatcatctagttgacttgtaccaatattgttcaatctttggccctggggtcaaaaaatggccccacccaggtggtcatgggtttccttatatatgtatatgatgaaaacttaaaaaatcttcttctccgaaaccaaaaggcgaaggccttagatatttggtatgaagcatcgtttatcggaccactattaagatcgttcaaactttagccctggggtcaaaattggccatgccccgtgttcataggcttaggttttcaatatttgtatataatggaagaatgtgcaatatatgacaggtgagcgattcagggccatttggccctcttgttggaatataaaaacaatttgtatttaattgtgcTAACtcttatttgtgagtaagagtTCATCTATAAATGTTACTGTTTCATAATAAGGAAGAGTGCAAAATGTGATTTTCGCCATTAACGTGATTTTCATAGACAACATCacttaaataatgattatacaAACAGCTCCCAGCTGTAAAAACTCCTGTGTTATACAACCATTTAAAGtaaattgattaataaaaaaacggTTGTCTACTATATATAGAAACTGTTTAAATTTGTGACATATTGCATataccgggggggggggggtacaggtattttcatttatgcatacattatatacaGTAGAAAATAAATACTGCAAACCAAACTATGTAAAGCAAAGTTTATTTAGGAAACAAATACAGAGTCAAGCTTCTGACTTGAAGTCTTATTTTGTAGCCATTGCAACTGGAAGATCACACAGCCCAGTGGCTTATCAGTTGTGGCAGATCCAAAATACTTCCTGCAGTAAGTGAGTGTTATTGTAGTTATTTCCTGCCTTGCATACATAAATGTCTCTTTgtctttttaaagctgcactctcacagattggctgTTATGACaacgttttttattttttgtcttagaatcagtcaatttttgcgtaaatgtcttgGAACCAGTGAcataatactgctgacaaaagatcagatcgctaGTATCCATATTTACTGCTTTTATGCCCAAACAACGCTTAGTAACACTTTAAGCCATGAACATtaaattttttaacttaaatattaaaactgctatatgatcttttgtcagcagtcttatatcaatggtttacAGGGATTTACGCCAAAATTGGctcaagaaaaaatatttaacagctTCCAACATGGTCAATatgtgagactgcagctttaagtttcaaaaaatataataaatgtttgctGATAAAAGTGGAACTGCTAATGCAACTAAAAAATTTTGGTTGATTTCTATCCCCTGAACTGCCGACTTATATAAAAATGCTGAACTGGTGTCTGTTACATTTGGGTATTGGTCTGGTACTGTCCGGGAACAGCGTTTATTCACTAGCCAGTGTCGATTTGAAcattcacattaaaaaaaaaaggttacGATGGTGTTTGTAGTTCGTAGTTGGTCTTAAACACAATTAATGGTTCTCGATAAAATAAGAAAaggcatgaacacatattcaacagtgaaacagtcatcttaggaaaaaaaaataatgaataaaatgctAGCCCGCCCCcattaaaagaaatacttaACTAAATGAGGGAAAACCTCCTCATGCATGAGACAGTATAACCTCTTAACACTATTAACAATGATTTGATTATTGtggtctgttttttttttgaagaaaagaaTTTGAGGTATTGTCACAGCACTTTTACCTCGGACATAATTTCTATAACAAACTGGCCTTAGCATTCGTTTTGGGcagtcttattttttttttttgtcagagtATATATTTATAGCACATAAAATAGGCATTAagggtgaattcagccgtgctggaaaattccatctggcaACCCCTcaatgccagatgagtcacgggCTGTGACGTAATAtttttgatttcttttattatacatttaatgtaaccataattatgagatttcaatagacgaattccattaacattaacaaaaaacatatcttcaaaaaaaaaaaaaaacgcttaaaAGACAtgatactgaaggaacttcttgacgtatgcagtgaataaaaataactGTGCGTCATagcgtcagtaaacatcatcacACTTTTTGATGGGcatgtacaaaaatgcgttttttaatgtattttttcacaaaaaaaatgtaatttaaggtatgctagaaaaaatataaatcgtGTGACCCTCAGGCACGCTGCATAGCCAGTAACTTAGCAAGTCTCACTTCCTGGCAATGCAGGTGCGCTTGGGTtgaatttttatgcccccgatgGTGGgtatattaaaatcgcaccgtccgtccgtccgtgtgtccggctcaataactcgtgtccgggctgtaactttcccttgtatggacagatttttaaataacttgccacatgtgttccacataccaagacaacgtgtcgcgtgcaagacccgtgtcccaacctctaaggtcaaggtcacacttaggtgtttattcacaatggaatgcagcatatataaggacatagagtataggttgtcatgtccgggctgtaactttctcttgtatggacagattttaaaatgacttgccacatgtgttcgacataccaagctgaagtgtcacgtgcaagacccatgtccctacctctaagttcaaggtcacacttagtgtttattcacaatggaatgctgcatataaggacacagagtataggttgtcgtgtccggcctgtaattttctcttgtatggacagattttaaaataacttgccacatgtgtttgacataccaagacgacgtgtcgcgtacaagacccatgtccctacctctaaggtgaaagatacacttagtgtttaatcacaatggaatgctgaatataaggacataacagtgtaggttgtcaagtatgggtggtatttttttatgttcagaggcaatttaaaataacttgccatatgtatttgacacataaaggcgagatcaacttttcatgtactgaccttgttcataggtcaatatcacattcgggggcattcgtcacatactgtgacagctcttgttctatctggaacggaaacacatgacagatattatttgAGTTCTTTCTTCTTATGTAGAAATGAAAAACACCTATGTACAACTAGGTACGTAATGATAGTTAAAATATGGTCACTATTTGTTGCCTGGAATGTGTAGGAAGATTCTTTTCAGTCATTTGTCACCATGTAAAAGAGATTGTAGATGCTATTCATCCATGAAATAAGGGATATGGTGCTAACGAAAGGTAAGTAAGGTTGCCACGAAATATCGGTAATCTTATATCTTGGACCATTCCTATTCACAGACAGTCAGGACATGAGAGTCTCAAAACAAACCATGATCCAGTCACCTCTGGCCCGCGTTTGCTAGATGTGAGCGGTATTACTCCAGGGTTTGGTCAGCTGCCATCTCTTGAAGTCCAACTGATGACTGTGGCTCAGTATTTTCCACTGCAGACTCCAAAAACGAGCTGCTGCAAGGTCACTGTATCCTTGGCTTATGATGTGATGAAAAATATTGAGTCTAAGTAGATCAAGGTATAATCTTGAGTTgaggaaattgttaaaatatatcgtCTCACAAAGGTCAACTAAAAGGTAGGATTTAGATTGTGTCACTGTGAtgaacatataatttatatagaaaaaattGAGCAAAAATGATGTGTAAAAAactaacttttttttatattttttattacaggCAAAACATGTTGCTGTTGCCtagaacttgatgtaaaggactgattttttttactccATTATGTCTTAAGCATTCCCACCTGGCTCGATATTCGTGAGGCTGGAAGTTACTTAAATTTGGTCATCATAATGAAACAGTCTTAGAAATCTTCATAGTGATTTGTAGATTGCCAAATTGGTGCCAACAAAGTctttaagggactagacacaagatggtccaaaaattgtcaaaaacaatatttcctcAAAAGAAGCCTGGAATTGTCAATACCAGCTAGTATGATgccaataatacatcattttacatgattcaaagaatattttgtcgctgtctcagctgagtttacccctttaaaaatagcgcataatggtttcccagcttatagtgtgtatatttagcatgtaaaagtCATGTCATtagtacaaatacatataccaatgctatttttaaattagcTTGGATTTATGTGGTACACAGACCCAATAAATTTCGATTTGGAAACTAACATTCAATcagttgtacacaacgatatcaatttttaactattttctttttttcttgcaaggGTATCATccggtgtctagtccctttaatataacTGGTTCTTCGCcctttcatttgaattttagtTATGAATCACAAAGTAAGATACCGGTACTCAAGACTGAAGACAAAGCTTTGCTAACTATTAACACCTTTTACAATACCTTTCCTTAAAGTTTAGTTAACAGTTTTCGGACCCAACCTGTTGCCAGTTGACAAACACAGCACATCAAGTATTCAAGTTCTAGAACAGGTGGACTGGTCAAAATATGGACTGAAGCTGACCAGAAAAGATGACAAGCGTTTTCAAGGTAAATTCATACAGAACCATAGTTGTACAAGATAAACGTTTAACactacagtcgaatcccgtttgctcgaacttaCTCAgctcgatttccttgttggctcaaactggatgtaagGGACCTTTTCTTAATACTGAAGGTTAgcatcccgcttggctcgaattcacgaggctcgaggtattttcgcggTCCTGCTTCTCAGCAAGGTTCGACTGTATTCTTATACATTGGACTGTTACAATATTTACCTACATCTTTAGATGAACTCAGTGCATAACCCAAGCAGTGCCAAACTTCAAACAATAAATAGTTTGAAGTCTTTCAACTGCAATTGAAGTTAATTTATATGAACTGATATTTTGTTAAGATCTTCTCACTTTTTTTACGCATTTTTTAGttaataaccatttatttttcctttaattCAACTTCCAAAATTTATTCTGAGGTGTTTCATGAATACCTGCCCAATACAATTTAATCTTGACCAAACACTGCAGGGTTATTGTCCCACCACAGTGGCGTACAGCTAGAAGGGGTCAGGACCCATCCACAGGCCTTCCTACTGCCCATCTGTCTTGTACTACAGACCACCACTGGAAGCACACATGGTAAAACATTGCTAAAACTCGGAATAACTAATTCCTTGACTTTACttcatagttaatatgtatgttatagtgacaattcaattccattacttcatagttaatatgtatgttatagagacaattcaattccattacttcatagttaatatgtatgttatagagacaattcaattccattacttcatagttaatatgtatgttatagagacaattcaattccattactttatagttaatatgtatgttatagagacaattcaattccattacttcatagttaatatgtatgttatagagacaattcaattccattacttcatagttaatatgtatgttatagagacaattcaattccattacttcatagttaatatgtatgttatagagacaattcaattccattacttcatagttaatatgtatgttatggagacaattcaattccattacttcatagttaatatgtatgttatagagacaattcaattccattacttcatagttaatatgtatgttatagagacaattcaattccattacttcatagttaatatgtatgttatagagacaatacaattccattacttcatagttaatatgtatgttatagagacaattcaattccattacttcatagttaatatgtatgttatagagacaattcaattccattacttcatagttaatatgtatgttatagagacaattcaatttcattacttcatagttaatgtatgttatagagacaattcaattccattacTTTATAGTTAATGTATGTTATAGAGacaattcaattccattacTTTATAGTTAAGATGTATGTTATAGAAacaattcaattccattacTTCATAGTTATTATGTGTGTTATGGAGACAATTCAATTTCATTACTTCATAGTTAATATGTGTGTTATAGAGacaattcaattccattacttcatagttaatatgtatgttatagagacaattcaattccattacttcatagttaatatgtatgttatagagacaattcaatttcattacttcatagttaatatgtatgttatagagaCAATTCAATTTCATTACTTCATAGTTAATATGTGTGTTATAGAGAAAATTCAATTCCATTACTTCATAGTTAATATGTGTGTTATAGAGacaattcaattccattacttcatagttaatatgtatgttatagagacaattcaattccattacttcatagttaatatgtatgttatagagacaattcaattccattacttcatagttaatatgtatgttatagagataattcaattccattacttcatagttaatatgtatgttatagagataattcaattccattacttcataaataatatgtatgttatagagacaattcaattccattactttatagttaatatgtgtgttatagagacaattcaattccattactttatagttaatatgtatgttatagagacaattcaattccattacttcatagttaatatgtatgttatagagaCAATTTAATTCCATTACttcatagttaatatgtatgttatagagacaattcaattccattacttcatagtttatatgtatgttatagagacaattcaattccattacttcatagttaatatgtatgttatagagacaattcaattccattacttcatagttaatatgtatgttatagagacaatacaattccattacttcatagttaatatgtatgttatagagacaattcaattccattacttcatagttaatatgtatgttatagagaCAATTCAGTTTCATTACTTTATAGTTAATGTATGTTATAGAGacaattcaattccattacTTTATAGTTAATGTATGTTATAGAGacaattcaattccattacTTTAAAGTTAATGTATGTTATAGAGacaattcaattccattacTTTATAGTTATTATGTATGTTATGGAGacaattcaattccattacTTCATAGTTAATATGTGTGTTATAGAGACAATTCAATTTCATTACTTCATAGtcaatatgtatgttatagagacaattcaattccattacttcatagttaatatgtatgttatagagacaattcaattccattacttcatagttaatatgtatgttatagagacaattcaattccattacttcatagttaatatgtatgttatagagacaattcaattccattacttcatagttaatatgtatgttatagagaCAATTCAATTCCATTCGATTCCATTACTTTATAGTTAATGTATGTTATAGAGACAATTCGATTCCATTACttcatagttaatatgtatgttatagagacaattcgattccattacttcatagttaatatgtatgttatagagacaattcaattccattacttcatagttaatatgtatgttatagagacaattcaattccattactttatagttaatatgtatgttatagagacaattcaattccattactttatagttaatatgtatgttatagagacaattcaattccattacttcatagttaatatgtatgttatagagacaattcaattccattactttatagttaatatgtatgttatagagaaaattcaattccattactttatagttaatatgtatgttatagagacaattcaattccattacttcatagttaatatgtatgttatagagaCAATTCAATTCCATTCGATTCCATTACTTTATAGTTAATGTATGTTATAGAGACAATTCGATTTCATTACttcatagttaatatgtatgttatagagacaattcgattccattacttcatagttaatatgtatgttatagagacaattcaattccattacttcatagttaatatgtatgttatagagacaattcaattccattactttatagttaatatgtatgttatagagacaattcaattccattactttatagttaatatgtatgttatagagacaattcaattccattacttcatagttaatatgtatgttatagagacaattcaattccattacttcatagttaatatgtatgttatggagacaattcaattccattacttcataaataatatgtatgttatggagacaattcaattccattactttatagttaatatgtatgttatagagacaattcaattccattacttcatagataatatgtatgttatagagacaattcaatttcattactttatagttaatatgtatgttatagagacaattcaattccattactttatagttaatatgtatgttatagagacaattcaattccattacttcatagttaatatgtatgttatagagacaattcaattccattacttcatagttaatatgtatgttatggagacaattcaattccat
Coding sequences within:
- the LOC128208735 gene encoding uncharacterized protein LOC128208735 — its product is MFKLKRILELILRSSPSDETSLGISIKATKSLYGKQNKVWFYVKVFSSVTVTKGCLDGLPKDSKLIALLEALGGVQKESHLCLQHTAQQQLGTQLCNGQSQYATSLSEQPLTQMLSVEYSQTGGTGNVGTLQQNLVLDHGGGLVVQTETFKSKSMDGTVIYLRIQTDTMQMFEEGKKIHNFLSLVRIFRPQFDLSFYMRAGDAVSKTSFDHCNWKITQPSGLSVVADPKYFLQQSGHESLKTNHDPVTSGPRLLDVSGITPGFGQLPSLEVQLMTVAQYFPLQTPKTSCCKVTVSLAYDVMKNIESK